A genomic segment from bacterium BMS3Abin08 encodes:
- a CDS encoding DsrE/DsrF-like family protein produces the protein MAKTFTIFLTTAPYSGGATRTTAELAGNALKKGHNVNLIASGDGIYSFLKGQKAKGLPHAGELFAELIEKGLKVYL, from the coding sequence ATGGCAAAGACATTTACAATATTCCTGACAACCGCTCCCTATTCCGGCGGAGCTACCCGCACTACCGCCGAACTTGCAGGTAACGCCCTGAAAAAGGGGCACAACGTCAATCTTATAGCATCCGGTGATGGTATATACAGCTTCCTGAAAGGTCAGAAGGCAAAGGGACTTCCTCATGCGGGTGAACTCTTTGCCGAATTGATTGAGAAGGGGCTCAAGGTCTATCTGTGA
- a CDS encoding sulfur relay protein TusC → MKLALVLTKPPYGNIQAAEAVRHAMGALSDEIETRMFLCEGGVLLAIKNQSEDDTGYTNLAESLKNLIDLGADVFAEKSSLRNYELEADSLVEGVGIKNGYDISEMIKESDKTMIF, encoded by the coding sequence ATGAAACTTGCGCTTGTTTTAACAAAGCCGCCTTATGGCAATATCCAGGCTGCTGAGGCCGTCCGTCATGCAATGGGTGCGCTATCCGATGAAATAGAGACAAGGATGTTTCTCTGTGAAGGGGGTGTGTTACTTGCCATTAAGAATCAGTCGGAGGATGACACAGGGTACACAAACCTTGCTGAATCTTTAAAAAATTTAATTGATCTGGGCGCTGATGTTTTTGCTGAGAAGTCCTCTTTAAGGAATTACGAACTTGAGGCGGATAGTTTAGTTGAGGGTGTTGGGATTAAGAACGGATATGACATATCGGAAATGATCAAAGAGTCTGACAAAACGATGATTTTTTAG
- a CDS encoding DsrH like protein, with the protein MLVLIKSSPDTDEGRRGLKMARDLSADIVFLQDGVYFALSEMIDGFCGTAYATEEDLALRGLRDRVNGVKVVGWEELVDMMADEEKVIGAI; encoded by the coding sequence ATGCTGGTTCTTATTAAAAGCAGCCCTGATACGGATGAGGGGAGAAGGGGCCTGAAGATGGCCCGGGATTTATCCGCAGATATAGTGTTTCTGCAGGACGGTGTTTACTTTGCATTAAGCGAGATGATCGATGGGTTCTGTGGCACCGCTTATGCAACCGAGGAAGATCTGGCCTTAAGGGGACTTCGAGACCGGGTGAATGGAGTGAAGGTTGTCGGATGGGAAGAACTTGTTGACATGATGGCCGATGAAGAGAAGGTAATAGGAGCTATTTAG
- a CDS encoding NADH dehydrogenase-like protein, protein MPVRIVVLGGSFGGLTSAYELRRHLGKKAEVTVVSDLDKFVFVPSLPWLSMGWRRPKDITLQLDKILKPKGIKFIHDEATGVDADASKVITKTREIEYDYLVIATGPALVFSAVPGLGPEEGYTECIFTLDQAIKCNESWEAFLENPGPVVVGSVQGVSCFGPPYEFAFEVDAELRKRKIRNKVPITLVTSEPYVGHFGIGGLGKAKRIMEDEFAEREIKVITNMSVEEFTPREVRLKDGSKLPYSLSMFAPPMAGVKAVFHLGNPKGFIPVDDNYRHKEHRNIFSVGVAVAMAPPEKTPVPTGLPKTGYMTVRMAKDAASTIAAEILGKSQPRTEPVDVLCLMDMGKTAAFMKARPLLPPRQEAELKAGVKYKWMKVGFEKYCLWKMRHGLTQLP, encoded by the coding sequence ATGCCTGTGAGGATAGTAGTGCTGGGTGGTTCTTTCGGAGGGCTGACGTCGGCCTATGAATTGAGGAGACACCTGGGGAAGAAGGCGGAAGTAACGGTTGTTTCCGATCTTGATAAGTTTGTCTTTGTCCCGTCACTTCCATGGCTTTCCATGGGGTGGCGAAGACCCAAAGACATAACACTGCAACTTGATAAAATCCTTAAGCCCAAAGGTATTAAATTCATACATGATGAAGCCACGGGCGTAGATGCAGATGCCTCGAAGGTCATTACGAAAACGAGGGAAATAGAATATGATTATCTTGTTATAGCCACAGGCCCTGCCCTTGTCTTTTCTGCAGTGCCCGGCCTTGGTCCGGAAGAGGGTTATACTGAGTGTATTTTTACCCTTGACCAGGCCATCAAATGCAATGAGTCGTGGGAGGCATTTCTCGAAAATCCAGGGCCGGTGGTTGTTGGCTCCGTACAGGGTGTGAGCTGCTTTGGTCCCCCCTATGAGTTTGCCTTTGAAGTGGACGCTGAACTCAGGAAGAGAAAGATCCGCAACAAGGTCCCGATAACACTTGTTACTTCCGAGCCCTATGTCGGTCACTTCGGGATTGGGGGACTCGGAAAGGCAAAGAGGATCATGGAGGATGAATTTGCCGAAAGGGAGATAAAGGTTATCACAAACATGTCTGTTGAAGAGTTCACCCCCAGGGAGGTAAGGCTGAAGGATGGATCTAAACTCCCCTACAGTCTTTCCATGTTTGCACCGCCGATGGCCGGCGTAAAGGCGGTCTTCCACCTCGGTAATCCAAAGGGCTTTATTCCCGTTGATGACAACTACAGGCACAAAGAACACAGGAACATATTTTCCGTTGGCGTTGCAGTGGCAATGGCCCCTCCTGAAAAGACCCCGGTGCCGACCGGTCTTCCTAAAACAGGGTATATGACCGTCAGGATGGCAAAGGATGCGGCAAGTACGATAGCTGCGGAAATACTTGGAAAGAGCCAGCCCCGTACGGAACCGGTTGATGTCCTCTGCCTTATGGATATGGGTAAAACCGCTGCATTCATGAAGGCAAGGCCTTTGCTTCCCCCGAGGCAGGAAGCAGAACTGAAAGCAGGTGTTAAGTATAAATGGATGAAGGTGGGGTTTGAGAAGTATTGTTTGTGGAAAATGAGGCATGGTCTGACACAGTTACCGTAA
- a CDS encoding OsmC-like protein, producing MAIVNGIDLDLWQGAINAVKDDPGAGGKTVMVETKWLGGTMSESIVGQSGEFVVRSDEPTALGGGNAAPTPVQITLSALGSCLVIGLAANAALMGIEIENMRLAIEGKLDIRGFFGLSEEVRPGLQSIKCTIYLKSDAPKERLEALRKHVKKTSPCVDICSNQIGAMSSELVFE from the coding sequence ATGGCGATTGTAAACGGTATTGATCTGGATTTATGGCAGGGAGCTATCAACGCTGTTAAGGATGACCCCGGGGCCGGAGGGAAAACCGTCATGGTTGAAACAAAATGGCTGGGTGGCACGATGAGTGAATCAATTGTTGGACAATCCGGGGAGTTTGTCGTCAGATCTGACGAACCAACTGCATTAGGGGGCGGCAATGCAGCGCCAACCCCTGTTCAAATAACATTATCGGCGCTTGGGTCATGCCTGGTTATCGGTCTTGCCGCCAATGCCGCACTCATGGGGATAGAGATTGAAAATATGAGGCTTGCCATAGAGGGCAAGCTGGACATCAGGGGATTTTTTGGATTATCAGAGGAGGTCAGACCCGGGCTTCAGTCAATCAAGTGTACGATTTATCTAAAGAGCGATGCCCCGAAAGAGCGACTGGAAGCCCTCAGAAAGCATGTTAAAAAAACATCACCATGCGTTGATATCTGCAGCAATCAAATAGGAGCAATGTCATCGGAACTTGTATTTGAGTAG
- the moeA_2 gene encoding molybdopterin molybdenumtransferase — translation MKDVLGRDELITVDEALQRLLSLPLKTTETESIGIGELAYKRILSRDITSHEDLPGFDRSTMDGYAVNSADTFGATESAPAYLELTGEVTMGYRPGFSLNRGSAAQIPTGGMLPEGADSVVMYEHTNRVGDDTVEILKSVAPGENIIRRDEDVKKEEVILRRGHRLRPQDIGALAGLGVSKIHVFKEPVVSLISTGNEIVPPEVTPSPGQVRDINSFNLFGLIRENGGIPVKKGIISDEIEKLRAVVSESLRESDMVIITGGSSVGTRDYAAKIIAEFGSPGILFHGVAIKPGKPIIGALVKGIPVFGLPGHPAAVTVSFKIFVKPVLSRLSGEAPRAELADIKKVKAVFSRNLSSSIGREEHIRVYLEHVNGTLRAVPILGKSGLIKTLVKSDGLVKIPFEKNGLYEGEEVEVLVFS, via the coding sequence ATGAAGGACGTTCTCGGAAGAGATGAATTAATAACCGTAGATGAGGCGTTGCAGAGGCTCCTCTCTTTACCACTGAAAACCACTGAAACTGAAAGCATCGGCATAGGGGAACTCGCTTACAAACGTATCCTCTCACGGGATATAACCTCTCACGAAGACCTCCCGGGATTTGACCGTTCAACGATGGACGGATATGCCGTAAACTCCGCAGATACCTTCGGCGCCACTGAGAGCGCCCCCGCATATCTGGAACTGACAGGCGAGGTTACCATGGGTTACAGACCCGGTTTTTCCTTGAATCGCGGCTCTGCCGCACAGATCCCGACAGGCGGAATGTTGCCGGAGGGTGCGGATTCCGTTGTCATGTATGAACATACAAACAGGGTCGGTGACGACACTGTTGAGATACTCAAGTCTGTAGCTCCCGGTGAGAACATTATCCGCCGTGATGAGGACGTAAAAAAGGAGGAGGTTATACTCCGCCGGGGCCACAGACTCAGGCCCCAGGATATCGGTGCCCTTGCAGGGCTCGGGGTCTCAAAGATACATGTCTTCAAAGAACCGGTGGTCTCGTTGATCTCCACGGGAAACGAGATAGTCCCTCCCGAGGTTACCCCATCCCCCGGTCAGGTAAGGGATATCAACTCCTTCAACCTCTTTGGTCTCATTCGGGAAAACGGTGGAATCCCTGTAAAGAAAGGCATCATAAGTGACGAAATCGAGAAACTCAGGGCTGTAGTATCGGAGTCCCTGAGAGAATCCGATATGGTAATAATAACGGGTGGCAGTTCTGTTGGAACGAGGGATTATGCAGCAAAAATAATCGCTGAATTCGGCAGTCCCGGTATCCTGTTTCACGGTGTTGCCATCAAACCGGGCAAGCCGATCATTGGGGCGCTGGTTAAGGGTATACCTGTATTTGGTCTGCCGGGACATCCTGCAGCCGTAACTGTATCATTCAAGATATTTGTCAAGCCGGTGCTTTCACGCCTGTCTGGAGAAGCTCCCCGCGCCGAGCTTGCGGACATCAAAAAGGTTAAAGCGGTATTCAGCAGAAACCTCTCTTCTTCAATAGGACGTGAAGAACATATCAGGGTATATCTCGAACACGTAAACGGCACCCTCAGGGCTGTCCCGATCCTGGGCAAATCGGGCCTGATAAAGACCCTCGTCAAGTCGGACGGTTTGGTAAAGATACCCTTTGAAAAAAACGGGCTCTACGAAGGTGAAGAGGTGGAGGTTCTGGTATTTTCATGA
- the pepA gene encoding cytosol aminopeptidase, translating into MKVSFRYAKDSHIKCDALVLPVFEDEKTTIHPVEDSIDKEIKRVITAGEFKGSLLEVCLIHSFGKITPDRVFLIGLGKKSDFNDEHLRKCGGEIAGVSSKKSLKTVALSTPHLKTLTIPISILVEGIILGSYRFDRYRQKKDSKGLSEIILTGKKDRETATDIRYRETTAKGVFFTRDLVNTPSNDLSPSDLASAAKGIKGHGISVKVLGDKDIRKKGMYAFHAVSQGSNQKPAFIVMEYRGGKKGPIVLVGKSVTFDSGGISLKPSEGMEKMKYDMAGGAAVLGVFKVLPELNLPIHVVGILPATENLPGGSATKPGDIVKTISGKTIEIINTDAEGRLTLADGIEFAKKYKPGAIVDIATLTGACSVALGNEAIALMGNKEELMDTMQRASGISGERIWKMPLYEEYRDYLKSDVADIKNTGGRSGSLVTAGYFLKEFAGDTPWLHLDIASTAWTDNDRQYMPKGATGIGVRLLINFLKEYSQ; encoded by the coding sequence ATGAAGGTGAGCTTCAGATATGCCAAAGACTCACATATAAAATGTGATGCCTTGGTTCTGCCTGTCTTTGAAGATGAAAAGACCACCATCCACCCGGTTGAGGATTCAATTGATAAAGAGATAAAGAGGGTCATAACAGCCGGGGAGTTCAAGGGAAGCCTCCTTGAGGTATGCCTAATCCACAGTTTCGGGAAAATAACCCCGGACAGGGTATTTTTAATCGGCCTGGGGAAGAAATCCGATTTCAACGACGAACATCTGAGAAAATGCGGCGGAGAGATAGCAGGGGTATCCTCGAAAAAGTCCCTGAAAACCGTTGCCCTCTCAACCCCACATCTGAAGACACTAACTATCCCCATTTCCATTCTGGTAGAAGGCATAATCCTTGGTTCTTACAGGTTTGATCGATACCGGCAAAAAAAGGATTCAAAGGGCCTGAGTGAAATAATCCTTACAGGCAAAAAAGACAGAGAAACCGCCACGGATATCAGATACCGTGAAACAACAGCAAAGGGCGTGTTTTTTACGAGAGATCTGGTTAATACCCCGTCCAACGACCTGTCGCCTTCTGATCTCGCATCCGCCGCAAAGGGGATTAAAGGGCACGGCATCAGCGTCAAGGTACTGGGAGATAAGGATATCAGAAAAAAGGGCATGTATGCATTCCATGCCGTCTCGCAGGGGTCCAACCAGAAGCCTGCCTTCATAGTGATGGAATACAGGGGAGGGAAAAAGGGACCGATTGTTCTTGTCGGCAAATCCGTCACCTTCGACAGCGGCGGGATCTCCCTCAAGCCCTCCGAGGGGATGGAAAAGATGAAATATGACATGGCCGGAGGTGCTGCCGTACTTGGCGTTTTCAAAGTACTCCCGGAGCTGAACCTGCCAATTCATGTGGTAGGCATACTGCCGGCCACGGAAAACCTGCCGGGAGGCTCTGCAACAAAACCCGGCGATATAGTAAAAACGATATCCGGAAAGACTATTGAGATCATAAATACAGACGCCGAAGGGAGGTTGACCCTTGCTGACGGCATCGAATTTGCTAAAAAATATAAACCCGGTGCAATAGTAGATATAGCGACACTCACCGGCGCCTGTTCCGTTGCCCTCGGGAATGAGGCAATTGCTTTGATGGGCAACAAAGAAGAGCTGATGGATACCATGCAACGGGCATCCGGCATCTCAGGTGAGCGCATCTGGAAGATGCCCCTCTATGAGGAGTACAGGGATTACCTGAAGAGCGATGTTGCCGATATAAAGAACACCGGGGGAAGGTCCGGCTCTCTTGTAACGGCCGGCTATTTTCTTAAGGAATTTGCCGGTGATACCCCATGGCTGCATCTTGACATCGCCTCCACTGCGTGGACCGACAACGACAGGCAGTATATGCCGAAAGGGGCCACCGGTATCGGTGTAAGATTACTAATAAACTTCCTGAAGGAGTACTCACAATGA
- the galT_2 gene encoding galactose-1-phosphate uridylyltransferase, whose translation MPELRKDPILGRWVIISIERGKRPSDFASPLHKRRVRGFCPFCPGNEYTTPEEIIAFRPDNSEPNAPGWTLRVVPNKFPALQTEGELNKSGEGIFDKMQGIGAHEVIIETPDHLSSLSRMAPERVEDVLWAYYRRINDLKNDRRIKYVLVFKNEGEAAGASLEHTHSQLIALPIVPKTVREELNSSRSYFDMKERCIFCDVIMQELEDKKRLVLENEDYLAIAPYAPRAPFETWILPRRHESFFQPLNDSYKSLAEILQGVLKQLDSLLDIPPYNFMIHTSPFTGEDNEYYHWHIEVMPKLTKIAGFEWGSGFYINPTPPEEAARYMREVEI comes from the coding sequence ATGCCTGAACTGAGGAAGGATCCAATTCTGGGAAGATGGGTTATTATCTCTATTGAGCGTGGTAAGAGGCCGTCTGATTTTGCCTCCCCGTTACATAAGAGGAGGGTGAGGGGGTTCTGTCCCTTCTGTCCGGGGAATGAGTATACAACGCCTGAGGAGATAATAGCATTCAGGCCTGACAATAGTGAACCTAATGCACCCGGCTGGACTCTGAGGGTCGTTCCCAACAAGTTTCCCGCACTTCAGACAGAAGGTGAATTAAACAAATCAGGTGAGGGTATCTTTGACAAGATGCAAGGTATTGGCGCCCATGAGGTTATTATTGAGACGCCTGATCATCTCTCTTCTCTTTCCAGGATGGCTCCGGAGAGGGTTGAGGATGTACTGTGGGCATACTACAGGAGAATAAACGATCTTAAAAACGACCGGAGGATTAAGTATGTCCTTGTTTTCAAAAACGAAGGTGAGGCTGCCGGGGCTTCCCTGGAGCATACGCACAGCCAGTTGATAGCGTTACCGATCGTTCCAAAGACAGTCAGGGAAGAACTGAATTCATCAAGGTCTTATTTTGATATGAAGGAGAGATGTATTTTCTGTGATGTTATTATGCAGGAACTTGAGGACAAAAAGAGGCTGGTGCTTGAAAATGAGGATTACCTTGCGATTGCCCCTTATGCTCCCAGGGCTCCTTTTGAGACATGGATACTCCCGAGGAGACATGAGTCCTTCTTCCAGCCCCTTAACGACAGTTATAAATCTCTCGCCGAAATCCTTCAGGGGGTGCTTAAACAACTGGACAGTCTGCTTGATATTCCCCCGTACAATTTTATGATTCATACCTCACCCTTTACCGGCGAGGACAACGAGTATTACCACTGGCATATAGAGGTGATGCCGAAACTTACGAAGATCGCAGGTTTTGAATGGGGCTCCGGCTTCTATATCAATCCGACCCCTCCGGAGGAAGCAGCCCGTTATATGAGAGAGGTCGAAATTTAG
- the glgA_2 gene encoding glycogen synthase: MKVLIVSSEAVPYCKTGGLADVVGTLLRELNAAGIDAWLFLPFYSKVINKTGIEDTGLRYAETIKGKVFEGALLRHRKTYFVDAGYLFDRDGIYGDDSGDYHDNHLRYSFFCRAVIYFLKALNFRPDLIHLNDWQTALIPLYLRDRGLDDAFYRGIATVLTIHNLGYQGVFPAETIITLGIDKSLFNPEGIEYYGNVNFLKAGILFADFITTVSRKYADEITTAEYGFGLDGVLKKRKGAVFGILNGIDSSTWSPEHDRFILRNYSVDDLKGRAYCRFRLIRECKVEVRGGYPVFSFIGRIASQKGVDLILKILPWMMDRGLSLIVLGTGEAELEKGLKKFSSDYPGRIYIKNNFSEPFAHALYAGSDIVLMPSRYEPCGLVQMIALRYGAIPVARNTGGISDTVEDYDVFDDTGTGFLFDDCSASSLLESLKRAVTVYVMRKRWRSIMKRGMKRDFSWKHSLSEYIDLYRRAIKGEVR; the protein is encoded by the coding sequence ATGAAGGTGCTGATAGTTTCAAGCGAAGCCGTTCCCTACTGCAAGACCGGAGGTCTTGCTGATGTCGTGGGAACCTTATTGCGTGAGCTTAATGCCGCCGGTATAGATGCGTGGCTGTTTCTCCCTTTCTACAGTAAGGTTATCAATAAGACCGGGATTGAGGACACAGGGCTCAGGTATGCCGAGACGATTAAGGGGAAGGTCTTCGAAGGGGCACTGTTGAGGCACAGGAAGACCTACTTTGTTGATGCCGGATACCTTTTTGACAGGGACGGGATCTATGGTGACGACAGTGGTGACTACCACGACAACCACCTCAGGTATTCGTTTTTCTGTCGTGCCGTAATATACTTTCTGAAGGCCCTCAATTTCAGGCCCGACCTGATCCACCTTAACGACTGGCAGACCGCCCTGATCCCTCTCTACCTGAGGGACAGAGGCCTGGATGATGCTTTTTATAGGGGTATAGCTACGGTCCTGACCATTCACAACCTCGGCTATCAGGGCGTGTTTCCTGCCGAGACAATAATCACGCTCGGTATAGACAAGTCGCTCTTTAATCCAGAGGGGATTGAATACTATGGTAATGTTAACTTTCTGAAGGCAGGGATACTCTTTGCGGATTTCATCACCACTGTCAGCCGGAAGTACGCCGATGAGATAACAACGGCTGAATACGGTTTCGGGCTTGATGGTGTCCTGAAGAAGAGGAAGGGGGCGGTTTTCGGGATTCTCAACGGCATAGATTCTTCCACGTGGTCTCCAGAGCATGACCGGTTTATCCTGAGAAATTATTCCGTGGATGACCTCAAAGGCAGGGCATATTGCAGGTTCCGGCTTATAAGGGAGTGTAAAGTCGAGGTGCGAGGTGGCTACCCGGTCTTTTCATTCATAGGAAGAATAGCCTCACAGAAAGGCGTTGATCTTATATTAAAGATTCTTCCATGGATGATGGACAGGGGATTATCGCTGATAGTTCTCGGCACCGGAGAGGCGGAACTGGAGAAAGGGCTCAAAAAATTCTCATCGGACTATCCGGGGAGGATTTATATAAAGAACAACTTTAGCGAGCCCTTTGCGCATGCACTTTATGCCGGCTCAGACATCGTGCTGATGCCTTCAAGGTACGAACCCTGCGGGCTTGTGCAGATGATCGCACTGAGGTACGGAGCTATTCCTGTTGCAAGAAATACGGGTGGGATATCAGATACGGTGGAGGACTACGATGTGTTTGATGATACCGGTACAGGATTTCTCTTCGACGATTGCAGTGCATCTTCACTGCTTGAATCACTGAAGAGGGCGGTAACGGTGTATGTTATGAGGAAGAGATGGCGCTCTATAATGAAGAGGGGAATGAAAAGGGATTTCTCCTGGAAGCATTCTCTCTCGGAATATATTGACCTCTATAGAAGGGCGATTAAGGGGGAGGTTCGATGA